A region from the Haloarcula limicola genome encodes:
- a CDS encoding tRNA (guanine(26)-N(2))-dimethyltransferase — MRVSEGQVTVSVPEQPDAGKGADVFFNPVQELNRDVTVAALRAYRERIDGVSSYLDATAASGVRGVRAAADGWETTLCDFDTDAVALCEENLERNDLAAEVRHADANVLMHGEAFDVVDLDPFGTPIPFADAAVQGTKRLLCVTATDTAPLCGAHFESGVRSYGTVPRNTEFHAEMGMRVLLSAMVRTAARYDIAARPILSHATKHYVRTYLEFEHGATVANDCIDELGYVHHCQHCLWRDHDYGLIADPPEACPVCEEHLQTAGPIWLGATCDSEFAAAVSDHVSEDMGTAEKVGELLSTLGTELSTPTHYDQHRLCKRWGRGAEAMDTFVEKLRDAGYDASRTHYGGTTFKTDADVTEIREATTE, encoded by the coding sequence ATGCGCGTCAGCGAGGGGCAGGTGACCGTCTCGGTGCCCGAACAGCCCGACGCGGGGAAGGGGGCCGACGTGTTCTTCAACCCCGTTCAGGAGTTGAACCGCGACGTGACCGTGGCGGCGCTGCGGGCCTATCGAGAGCGTATCGACGGCGTCTCGTCGTATTTAGACGCCACCGCCGCCAGCGGTGTCCGCGGGGTGCGGGCGGCCGCAGACGGCTGGGAGACGACGCTGTGTGACTTCGACACGGACGCCGTCGCCCTCTGTGAGGAGAATCTGGAGCGCAACGACCTCGCGGCGGAGGTCCGCCACGCCGACGCCAACGTCCTCATGCACGGCGAGGCGTTCGACGTGGTGGACTTAGACCCGTTCGGGACGCCGATCCCCTTCGCCGACGCGGCGGTTCAGGGGACGAAACGCCTGCTCTGTGTCACCGCGACCGACACCGCGCCGCTGTGTGGGGCGCACTTCGAGAGCGGCGTCCGCAGTTACGGGACGGTGCCGCGGAACACGGAGTTCCACGCGGAGATGGGGATGCGCGTCCTGCTGTCGGCGATGGTCCGGACCGCCGCCCGCTACGATATCGCCGCTCGCCCGATTCTGAGTCACGCGACGAAACACTACGTGCGGACCTATCTCGAATTCGAGCACGGCGCGACGGTCGCTAACGACTGCATCGACGAACTCGGCTACGTCCATCACTGCCAGCATTGTCTCTGGCGCGACCACGACTACGGGCTCATCGCGGACCCGCCCGAGGCGTGCCCGGTCTGTGAGGAACACCTCCAGACGGCCGGCCCGATCTGGCTCGGCGCGACCTGTGACTCCGAGTTCGCGGCGGCGGTTTCCGACCACGTCAGCGAGGACATGGGCACCGCCGAGAAGGTCGGGGAGCTGCTCTCGACGCTCGGGACGGAACTGTCCACCCCGACACACTACGACCAGCACCGCCTCTGTAAACGGTGGGGGCGCGGCGCGGAGGCGATGGATACCTTCGTCGAGAAACTGCGAGACGCGGGCTACGACGCCTCGCGCACTCACTACGGCGGGACGACGTTCAAGACGGACGCCGACGTGACCGAGATCCGCGAGGCGACGACCGAGTGA